The following coding sequences are from one Verrucosispora sp. WMMD573 window:
- a CDS encoding iron ABC transporter permease, producing MGEVTATAQPESRPDLLGLAAQRRRTGIWLVALTVALVLTGVAAVGSGAIGIPPAAVARIIGHHLVGLPGEVTWTPPQEAIVWQVRLPRVLLGMLVGAGLAACGVALQAMVRNVLADPYLLGINSGASSGAAAAILFGAGAGFGQYALSSSAFLGALGASLLVFLIARSGGRVTSIRLLLSGVAVGYALYATTSFLIFASGSAEGARSVMFWLLGSLGLARWNALLLVAAVVLCGMIGYLTIVGRRLDVLAIGDETAQTLGVSPDRFRLRLLVLVSLSVGVLVSAAGSIGFVGLVVPHLARRIVGAPHVRVVPVAALLGAILLVWADVLARVLLAPQEIPIGIITALLGAPFLLVLIRRLHATGA from the coding sequence ATGGGCGAGGTGACCGCCACCGCCCAGCCCGAGAGCCGGCCGGACCTGCTCGGTCTCGCGGCGCAGCGCCGCCGTACCGGGATCTGGCTGGTCGCGCTGACCGTCGCGCTGGTCCTCACCGGGGTGGCCGCGGTCGGGTCCGGCGCGATCGGCATCCCGCCGGCGGCGGTGGCGCGGATCATCGGGCATCACCTCGTCGGCCTGCCCGGCGAGGTGACCTGGACGCCGCCGCAGGAGGCGATCGTCTGGCAGGTTCGGCTGCCCCGGGTGCTGCTCGGCATGCTCGTCGGTGCCGGGCTGGCCGCCTGCGGGGTGGCGTTGCAGGCCATGGTGCGCAACGTGCTCGCCGACCCGTACCTGCTCGGGATCAACTCCGGCGCATCCAGCGGGGCCGCCGCCGCGATCCTGTTCGGCGCGGGCGCCGGCTTCGGGCAGTACGCCCTGTCCAGCAGCGCCTTCCTCGGCGCGCTCGGCGCGTCGCTGCTGGTCTTCCTGATCGCCCGCAGCGGCGGACGGGTGACCTCGATCCGGCTGCTGCTGTCCGGCGTCGCCGTCGGCTACGCCCTCTACGCCACCACCAGCTTCCTGATCTTCGCCTCGGGGTCCGCCGAGGGAGCCCGCTCGGTGATGTTCTGGCTCCTCGGCTCCCTCGGGCTGGCGCGGTGGAACGCCCTGCTGCTGGTCGCCGCGGTCGTGCTCTGCGGCATGATCGGCTACCTGACCATCGTCGGACGACGGCTCGACGTGCTGGCCATCGGTGACGAGACCGCGCAGACGCTCGGCGTGTCGCCCGACCGGTTCCGCCTGCGGCTGCTCGTGCTGGTGTCGCTCAGTGTCGGCGTGCTGGTCTCCGCCGCCGGCAGCATCGGCTTCGTCGGCCTCGTCGTGCCGCACCTGGCCCGCCGCATCGTCGGCGCGCCACACGTCCGCGTGGTGCCGGTCGCCGCGCTGCTCGGCGCCATCCTGCTGGTCTGGGCGGATGTGCTGGCCCGGGTGCTGCTGGCCCCCCAGGAGATCCCGATCGGCATCATCACCGCCCTGCTCGGCGCCCCCTTCCTGCTGGTCCTGATCCGTCGTCTGCACGCCACCGGCGCCTGA
- a CDS encoding helix-turn-helix transcriptional regulator produces MPPRAPTIVDPRFPAELARLRRERGLSLRQLAAAVSHGKSVIHQLETGQTRPAVDVAVRLDDALAAGGALAAMVVDVPDGDRRAAYVAAHPGRVDLAGVRILGDVLAGYRRLEDSIGAAAVLPPVRVQLDTIVSLLREAGHQVRPAVVDMAAQWAQFAGWLGIANGDDRTARVWLDRSLQWSTEASNADLTATVLSFQGHRAEGRGDLPAMIGLSRAARDDPRANTALRAYSAGQEARGLAMAGACPTDVRQMLTQAADLATEAAETPLPAWGYWYTPAFYAVQQGIVWRYLGDRDARANDRAVELLTAGTTGVDETAESADWHGGHLVHLAIAHGRAGDSGSAQRVLEEARSIAVSTASRRLAGQVDAAVRDLGLSVNP; encoded by the coding sequence ATGCCACCACGCGCACCCACCATCGTCGACCCGCGATTCCCAGCTGAGCTGGCCCGGCTACGCCGTGAGCGTGGCCTGTCGCTGCGCCAGCTGGCCGCAGCGGTGAGCCATGGCAAGAGCGTCATTCATCAGCTGGAGACAGGGCAGACCCGCCCAGCCGTCGACGTCGCCGTCCGCCTCGATGACGCGCTGGCCGCCGGTGGTGCGCTCGCCGCCATGGTCGTTGACGTTCCCGACGGCGACCGGCGGGCTGCCTACGTCGCCGCGCATCCGGGCCGTGTAGATCTGGCCGGGGTTCGCATCCTGGGCGACGTGCTCGCCGGATACCGGCGGCTGGAGGACTCCATCGGCGCCGCAGCCGTCCTACCGCCCGTACGCGTCCAACTCGACACGATCGTGTCGCTGCTGCGCGAGGCTGGCCACCAGGTGCGGCCGGCGGTGGTCGACATGGCTGCGCAATGGGCGCAGTTCGCCGGTTGGCTCGGTATCGCCAACGGTGACGACCGAACCGCCCGCGTGTGGCTGGATCGCAGTCTGCAGTGGTCCACAGAGGCCAGCAACGCCGACCTGACGGCGACCGTGCTGTCCTTCCAGGGGCACCGGGCGGAGGGCCGCGGCGACCTGCCAGCGATGATCGGGCTGTCCCGGGCCGCCCGGGATGATCCACGAGCCAACACGGCGTTGCGCGCGTACTCCGCCGGCCAGGAGGCGCGTGGGCTGGCCATGGCTGGGGCGTGCCCGACCGACGTGCGGCAGATGCTCACGCAAGCCGCCGACCTGGCCACCGAGGCGGCAGAGACGCCACTGCCCGCGTGGGGATACTGGTACACCCCGGCCTTCTACGCGGTACAGCAGGGCATCGTGTGGCGGTACTTGGGCGATCGTGACGCGCGGGCCAACGACCGGGCCGTCGAGCTGTTGACCGCAGGCACAACGGGGGTGGACGAGACGGCCGAGAGCGCCGACTGGCACGGCGGGCACCTCGTGCACCTGGCCATCGCCCACGGCCGGGCCGGGGACAGTGGCTCGGCGCAGCGGGTGCTGGAGGAGGCACGGTCCATCGCGGTGTCAACGGCCTCACGACGCCTGGCCGGACAGGTTGACGCAGCTGTCCGCGACTTGGGTCTGTCCGTCAACCCGTAG
- a CDS encoding ribonucleotide-diphosphate reductase subunit beta — MLLDPGMDLTLRPMRYPQFFDRFKDAIKNTWTVEEVDLHSDLADLAKLSPAEQHLVSRLVAFFATGDTIVANNLVLNLYQHVNSPEGRLYLSRQLFEEAVHVQFYLNLLDTYVPDERERFAAFAAVENIPSIARKAEFCFKWIDSIFELRELRTREDRRSFLLNLICFAACIEGLFFYGAFAYVYFLRSRGLLHGLASGTNWVFRDESMHMAFAFDVVDTVRAEEPDLFDAEMEQQVRDMLAEAVECEVQFAADLLEQGVSGLSLADMREYLQHVADRRLAQLEIEPLYGSKNPFAFMELQDVQELSNFFERRVSAYQVGVTGTVAFDDDF, encoded by the coding sequence ATGCTGCTCGACCCCGGCATGGACCTGACGCTGCGGCCCATGCGCTATCCGCAGTTCTTCGACAGGTTCAAGGACGCCATCAAGAACACCTGGACCGTCGAGGAGGTCGACCTGCACTCAGACCTCGCCGACCTGGCCAAGCTGTCCCCGGCGGAGCAGCACCTGGTGTCCCGACTGGTCGCGTTCTTCGCCACCGGCGACACCATCGTCGCCAACAACCTCGTGCTCAACCTCTACCAGCACGTCAACTCGCCGGAGGGACGGCTCTACCTGTCCCGGCAGCTGTTCGAGGAGGCGGTGCACGTCCAGTTCTACCTGAACCTCCTGGACACCTACGTGCCGGACGAGCGGGAACGGTTCGCGGCGTTCGCGGCGGTGGAGAACATCCCGTCGATCGCCCGCAAGGCCGAGTTCTGCTTCAAATGGATCGACTCCATCTTTGAGCTGCGGGAGTTGAGGACCCGCGAGGACCGGCGGTCGTTCCTGCTGAACCTGATCTGCTTCGCCGCCTGCATCGAGGGACTGTTCTTCTACGGCGCCTTCGCCTACGTGTACTTCCTCCGGTCCCGGGGCCTGCTGCACGGCCTTGCCTCGGGTACCAACTGGGTGTTCCGGGACGAGTCGATGCACATGGCGTTCGCCTTCGACGTGGTCGACACCGTACGCGCCGAGGAGCCGGACCTCTTCGACGCCGAGATGGAGCAGCAGGTCCGGGACATGCTGGCCGAGGCCGTCGAGTGCGAGGTGCAGTTCGCCGCCGACCTGCTCGAACAGGGCGTGTCCGGGCTGTCCCTGGCCGACATGCGCGAATATCTCCAGCACGTCGCCGACCGCCGGCTGGCACAGTTGGAGATCGAACCGCTGTACGGGTCGAAGAATCCGTTCGCCTTCATGGAGTTGCAGGACGTGCAGGAGCTGTCCAACTTCTTCGAACGGCGGGTGTCGGCCTATCAGGTCGGAGTCACCGGCACTGTCGCCTTCGACGACGACTTCTGA
- a CDS encoding ABC transporter ATP-binding protein, with translation MIQATQVSWRYGANPVIDGVSVTARPGRVLGLIGPNGSGKTTLLRLLYGALRSGTGRVAVDGDDLATLPPREAARRLAVVVQETGGETALTVAELVLLGRGPHLNTFQRTGRADHEIAAECLRRVGAAHLGSRAFAGLSGGERQRVLIARALAQQATHLLLDEPTNHLDIRYQHEILRLVRDLGTCAVVVLHDLNLAARYCDDLVLLGRGGIAAAGSTEEVLDPAVLESVYAIGIQRLDLDGTIHLLYHPTDQPAVERTAA, from the coding sequence GTGATCCAGGCGACCCAGGTTTCCTGGCGCTACGGCGCCAACCCGGTGATCGACGGGGTAAGCGTGACCGCGCGACCCGGCCGGGTCCTCGGCCTGATCGGCCCCAACGGCAGCGGCAAGACCACCCTGCTGCGGCTGCTCTACGGCGCGCTGCGCAGCGGCACCGGACGGGTCGCCGTGGACGGTGACGACCTGGCCACGCTGCCGCCACGGGAGGCGGCGCGCCGGCTGGCCGTGGTGGTTCAGGAGACCGGCGGCGAGACCGCCCTCACCGTGGCCGAGTTGGTGCTGCTGGGCCGCGGCCCGCACCTGAACACCTTCCAGCGCACCGGGCGGGCGGATCACGAGATCGCGGCGGAGTGCCTACGCCGGGTCGGCGCCGCCCACCTGGGGTCACGGGCGTTCGCCGGCCTCTCCGGCGGCGAACGCCAGCGGGTGCTCATCGCCCGGGCACTGGCCCAGCAGGCCACCCACCTGCTGCTCGACGAGCCGACCAACCATCTCGACATCCGCTACCAGCACGAGATCCTGCGGCTGGTACGCGACCTCGGCACCTGTGCCGTCGTCGTGCTGCACGATCTGAACCTCGCCGCCCGCTACTGCGACGACCTGGTGCTGCTCGGCCGGGGCGGGATCGCCGCGGCCGGCAGCACCGAGGAGGTCCTCGACCCCGCCGTGCTCGAATCCGTCTACGCCATCGGCATCCAGCGCCTCGACCTCGACGGCACCATCCACCTGCTGTACCACCCGACCGACCAGCCCGCCGTCGAAAGGACCGCCGCATGA
- a CDS encoding ribonucleoside-diphosphate reductase subunit alpha, producing MQVRKRNGDAEPVDVNKIVRAVERWVADLDEVDPLRVATKTISGLYDGATTAELDKLSIQTAAELIGAEPQYSKLAARLLAAYVDKEVRGQQVASFSQSIRYAHGLGLIGDATAAFVARNARKLDDAVDPDGDLRFEYFGLRTVADRYLLRHPQTREVVETPQYWLLRVACGLSQTPGEAIGFYRLMSSLAYLPSSPTLFNSGTRHTQMSSCFLVDSPRDELDSIYERYHQVAKLSKFSGGIGISWSRVRGRGALIRGTNGRSNGIVPFLKTLDAGVAAVNQGGRRKGAACVYLEPWHPDIEEFLELRDNTGEESRRTHNLNLANWIPDEFMRRVEADGDWSLIDPSDAPELPDLFGEAFDEAYRAAEKKAVRTVKARDLYGRMMRTLAQTGNGWMTFKDAANRLSNQTGAPGNTIHLSNLCTEILEVNSDTETAVCNLGSVNLGAHVTADGVDWEKLRATVRTAVVFLDRVIDINYYPAEQTAVSNPRWRPVGLGLMGLQDALFTLRLPFDSASARELSTRVQEEIFLTALETSAGLAERFGPHPAYAETRAAKGELHPDLWGAEVTQASRWTALREQIARHGLRNSLLVAIAPTATIASIAGCYECIEPQVSNLFKRETMSGEFLQINTYLVRELKARGLWTASIREQIKRAEGSVQGIAELPAEVRELFRTAWELPQRALVDLAAARAPFIDQSQSLNLFLSAPTIGKLSSMYLYAWKAGLKTTYYLRSRPATRIQQATVAVTPTVKPIVAVSDDEALACSLENPESCEACQ from the coding sequence ATGCAGGTCCGTAAGCGCAACGGGGACGCCGAGCCGGTTGACGTCAACAAGATCGTCCGTGCGGTGGAGCGGTGGGTGGCCGACCTGGACGAGGTCGATCCGCTGCGGGTGGCCACGAAGACCATCAGCGGACTGTACGACGGTGCCACCACCGCCGAGTTGGACAAGCTGTCTATCCAGACGGCCGCCGAGCTGATCGGTGCGGAGCCGCAGTACTCGAAGCTGGCGGCGCGGCTGCTGGCCGCGTACGTGGACAAGGAGGTCCGTGGGCAGCAGGTGGCCAGCTTCAGCCAGTCCATCCGGTACGCGCACGGCCTCGGGCTGATCGGGGACGCGACCGCCGCGTTCGTGGCCCGCAACGCGCGCAAGCTGGACGACGCGGTCGACCCGGACGGTGACCTGCGGTTCGAGTACTTCGGGCTGCGCACCGTCGCGGACCGGTACCTGCTGCGGCATCCGCAGACCCGCGAGGTGGTGGAGACGCCGCAGTACTGGCTGTTGCGGGTGGCCTGCGGGCTGTCGCAGACACCGGGTGAGGCGATCGGGTTCTACCGGTTGATGTCGAGTCTGGCGTACCTGCCGAGTTCACCGACGCTGTTCAACTCGGGCACCCGGCACACCCAGATGTCGTCGTGTTTCCTGGTGGACTCGCCGCGCGACGAACTCGACTCGATCTACGAGCGTTACCACCAGGTGGCGAAACTGTCGAAGTTCTCCGGCGGCATCGGCATCTCCTGGTCACGGGTCCGGGGACGCGGCGCGTTGATCCGGGGCACCAACGGCCGCTCCAACGGCATCGTGCCGTTCCTCAAAACCCTCGACGCCGGGGTGGCGGCGGTCAACCAGGGTGGCCGGCGCAAGGGCGCGGCCTGCGTGTACCTGGAGCCGTGGCACCCGGACATCGAGGAGTTCCTGGAGCTGCGGGACAACACCGGGGAGGAGTCCCGGCGTACCCACAACCTGAACCTGGCCAACTGGATTCCGGACGAGTTCATGCGGCGGGTCGAGGCCGACGGCGACTGGTCGCTGATCGACCCGTCGGACGCGCCGGAGCTGCCGGACCTGTTCGGCGAGGCGTTCGACGAGGCGTACCGGGCGGCGGAGAAGAAGGCCGTCCGGACGGTCAAGGCCCGCGATCTCTACGGCCGGATGATGCGTACGCTCGCGCAGACCGGCAACGGGTGGATGACGTTCAAGGACGCGGCGAACCGGCTGTCCAACCAGACCGGTGCGCCCGGCAACACGATCCACCTGTCGAACCTGTGCACGGAGATCCTGGAGGTCAACAGCGACACCGAGACGGCGGTGTGCAACCTGGGTTCGGTGAACCTGGGCGCGCACGTCACCGCCGACGGCGTGGACTGGGAGAAGCTGCGCGCGACGGTACGCACGGCTGTGGTGTTCCTCGACCGGGTGATCGACATCAACTACTACCCGGCCGAGCAGACGGCGGTGTCGAATCCGCGTTGGCGTCCGGTCGGGCTCGGGCTGATGGGTCTGCAGGACGCGTTGTTCACGCTGCGGCTGCCGTTCGACTCGGCGTCGGCGCGGGAGCTGTCCACCCGGGTGCAGGAGGAGATCTTCCTGACCGCGCTGGAGACGTCGGCCGGGCTGGCGGAGCGGTTCGGCCCGCATCCGGCGTACGCCGAAACCCGCGCCGCGAAGGGTGAGTTGCATCCCGACCTGTGGGGCGCGGAGGTGACGCAGGCGTCGCGGTGGACCGCGCTGCGGGAGCAGATCGCCCGCCACGGCCTGCGCAACTCGCTGCTGGTGGCGATCGCGCCGACCGCCACGATCGCGTCGATCGCCGGGTGCTACGAGTGCATCGAGCCGCAGGTGTCCAACCTGTTCAAGCGGGAGACGATGTCCGGCGAGTTCCTCCAAATCAACACGTACCTGGTCCGGGAGTTGAAGGCACGCGGACTGTGGACGGCGTCGATCCGGGAGCAGATCAAGCGGGCCGAGGGGTCGGTGCAGGGCATCGCCGAGCTGCCGGCGGAGGTGCGGGAGCTGTTCCGCACCGCGTGGGAGCTGCCGCAGCGGGCGCTCGTCGACCTGGCGGCCGCCCGCGCTCCGTTCATCGACCAGTCGCAGTCGCTGAACCTGTTCCTGAGCGCGCCGACCATCGGCAAGCTCTCCTCGATGTACCTGTACGCCTGGAAGGCCGGGCTGAAAACCACCTACTACCTGCGGTCGCGTCCGGCGACCCGGATCCAGCAGGCCACCGTCGCCGTCACCCCGACGGTCAAGCCGATCGTCGCGGTCAGCGACGACGAGGCGCTGGCCTGCTCCCTGGAAAACCCCGAGAGCTGCGAGGCGTGCCAGTGA
- a CDS encoding ABC transporter substrate-binding protein produces MKATRVAVTAATSTLALLVAGCGGSAADEPTATGPGYPVTVTNCGVEVTLDAAPERVVLLKSAAVPYLHALGVLDRVTARAGQYPREYYDAETLAELDRIPLLTDKTDTSGHLQISKEVVISQEPDLVLGEVDNLSRDTLSAVDIPLLEEPAMCPDNTATPSFDDIYRQLETYGRVFGREAQAATAVGALKDRMTTVQAAAGAASGRTAAVLYPTVGGGTTYAYGAASMAHPQLAAAGFRNVFGDTPERVFEVTVEELLGRNPDVLILLYSDGDPAAVEQGLTGLPGAEKLNAVRAGNVMTQLFNFTEPPTPLSIDGLERIVQRFGADS; encoded by the coding sequence ATGAAGGCAACCCGTGTCGCCGTCACCGCGGCCACGTCCACTCTCGCGCTGCTGGTCGCCGGCTGCGGCGGTTCCGCCGCCGACGAGCCGACGGCGACCGGTCCGGGGTACCCGGTCACCGTCACCAACTGCGGCGTCGAGGTGACCTTAGACGCCGCGCCGGAGCGGGTCGTCCTGCTCAAGAGCGCCGCCGTGCCGTACCTGCACGCGCTCGGCGTGCTGGACCGGGTCACCGCCCGGGCCGGGCAGTACCCCCGCGAGTACTACGACGCCGAGACCCTCGCCGAACTGGACCGCATCCCCCTGCTGACCGACAAGACCGACACCAGCGGGCACCTCCAGATCTCCAAGGAGGTGGTGATCAGCCAGGAGCCCGACCTGGTGCTCGGTGAGGTCGACAACCTGTCCCGCGACACCCTCTCGGCCGTGGACATCCCGCTGCTGGAGGAGCCGGCCATGTGCCCGGACAACACCGCCACCCCCAGCTTCGACGACATCTACCGGCAGCTGGAGACCTACGGTCGGGTGTTCGGCCGCGAGGCGCAGGCGGCCACGGCGGTAGGCGCGCTCAAGGACCGGATGACCACGGTCCAGGCCGCAGCGGGCGCGGCCTCCGGTCGTACCGCCGCCGTGCTGTATCCGACCGTCGGCGGCGGCACCACGTACGCGTACGGCGCCGCCAGCATGGCCCACCCACAGCTGGCGGCGGCCGGCTTCCGCAACGTCTTCGGCGACACACCGGAACGGGTCTTCGAGGTCACCGTCGAGGAACTGCTCGGCCGTAACCCCGACGTGCTGATCCTGCTCTACAGCGACGGCGATCCCGCCGCGGTCGAGCAGGGCCTGACCGGTCTTCCCGGGGCCGAGAAGCTCAACGCGGTCCGTGCCGGCAACGTGATGACCCAGCTGTTCAACTTCACCGAGCCGCCCACCCCGCTGTCGATCGACGGCCTGGAGCGGATCGTGCAGCGGTTCGGGGCCGACTCGTGA
- the metH gene encoding methionine synthase, with amino-acid sequence MRTSLLDALTDRILVTDGAMGTMLQAADLTLDDFDGLEGCNEILNVTRPDVVRGVHEAYLAAGADCVETNTFGANLPNLAEYDIQHRIRELSAAGARIAREAADAYSTAERPRFVLGSIGPGTKLPTLGHATYATLRDAYQANAAGLIEGGADALIVETCQDLLQVKAAVIGSQRAMTELGRRIPLICHVTVETTGTMLLGSEIGAALTAIEPLGVDLIGLNCATGPAEMSEHLRYLSQHARVPLSVMPNAGLPQLSADGAVYPLTPVELADAMERFVTEYGVSLVGGCCGTTPEHIRVLAERLGGARPVAREPGTDPGVSSIYHHVPFAQDASVLMVGERTNANGSKAFREAMLAADWQSCVEIARGQARDGSHLLDLCIDYVGRDGTTDMRELAGRFATASTLPIMLDSTEPAVIEAGLEMLGGRCVVNSVNFEDGDGPDSRYARVMPVVAEHGAAVVALLIDEEGQARTAEWKVRVAERLIEDLTGRWGMHRSDILIDALTFPIATGQEETRRDGIETIEAIREIARRWPGVNFTLGISNVSFGLNPAARQVLNSVFLHECVQAGLTSAIVHASKILPMSKIPDEQREIALDLVYDRRREGYDPVQRFIEVFEGVDAASARATRAEELAALPLNERLKRRIIDGERNGLEADLDAAMAAGTAPLLIINDILLDGMRVVGELFGSGQMQLPFVLQSAEVMKTAVAYLEPHMEKADDGGKGRIVLATVKGDVHDIGKNLVDIILSNNGYEVVNIGIKQPISAILDAAEQHRADAIGMSGLLVKSTVIMKENLVEMASRGVAERWPVLLGGAALTRAYVEDDLRSMFPGQVHYARDAFEGLSLMDRVMAAKRGGAPVVDAEREAALAARRARRERQRAVVAESLPELHDTSVRSDVAVGVPVPVAPFHGTRVVKGVPLADYAALLDERATFMGQWGLRGARGGKGPSYEELVETEGRPRLRYWLDRLIADQVLEAAVVYGYFPAYSEGNDLVVLDENGHAERARFTFPRQRQERRLCLADFFRPRGDDLDVVALQLVTVGQPVSEYAAKLFARNEYRDYLEVHGLSVQLTEALAEYWHKRVRAELRLPDGRTVADDDPADLAGLLRTDYRGCRYAFGYPACPDLEDRAKIVELLGAERIGVQLSEEFQLMPEQATDAIVVHHPEASYFNAK; translated from the coding sequence GTGCGTACTTCGTTGCTCGACGCGTTGACCGACCGGATCCTCGTCACCGACGGGGCGATGGGCACGATGCTGCAGGCTGCGGACCTGACCCTGGACGACTTCGACGGTCTGGAGGGGTGCAACGAGATCCTCAACGTCACCCGTCCGGACGTCGTACGTGGGGTGCACGAGGCGTACCTGGCGGCGGGCGCGGACTGTGTGGAGACGAACACCTTCGGCGCGAACCTGCCCAACCTCGCCGAGTACGACATCCAGCACCGCATCCGCGAACTGTCGGCGGCCGGTGCCCGCATCGCCCGGGAGGCCGCCGACGCGTACTCGACGGCTGAGCGGCCCCGGTTCGTGCTCGGGTCCATCGGTCCCGGTACGAAGCTGCCCACCCTCGGGCACGCCACCTACGCCACGCTGCGCGACGCCTATCAGGCGAACGCCGCCGGGCTGATCGAGGGCGGCGCGGACGCCCTGATCGTGGAGACCTGCCAGGACCTGCTTCAGGTCAAGGCTGCGGTCATCGGCTCGCAGCGGGCGATGACCGAGTTGGGTCGCAGGATCCCGCTGATCTGTCACGTCACCGTGGAGACCACTGGCACCATGCTGCTTGGCAGCGAGATCGGTGCCGCGCTGACCGCGATCGAGCCGCTCGGGGTCGACCTGATCGGCCTGAACTGCGCCACCGGTCCGGCCGAGATGAGCGAGCATCTGCGCTACCTCTCGCAGCACGCCCGGGTGCCGCTGTCGGTGATGCCTAACGCGGGCCTGCCGCAGCTCTCCGCGGATGGCGCGGTCTACCCGCTGACCCCGGTGGAGCTGGCCGACGCCATGGAACGCTTCGTCACCGAGTACGGCGTCTCCCTGGTCGGAGGCTGTTGCGGCACCACCCCGGAGCACATCCGGGTGCTCGCCGAACGGCTGGGCGGGGCCCGGCCGGTGGCCCGTGAGCCGGGTACCGATCCGGGTGTCTCCTCGATCTACCACCACGTGCCGTTCGCGCAGGACGCCAGCGTGCTGATGGTGGGGGAGCGGACCAACGCCAACGGCTCCAAGGCGTTCCGGGAGGCGATGCTCGCCGCCGACTGGCAGTCCTGTGTGGAGATCGCCCGAGGTCAGGCCCGCGACGGTTCGCACCTGCTGGACCTCTGCATCGACTATGTCGGCCGGGACGGCACCACCGACATGCGTGAGCTGGCCGGCCGGTTCGCCACCGCCTCCACGTTGCCGATCATGTTGGACTCGACCGAGCCGGCGGTGATCGAGGCCGGCCTGGAGATGCTCGGTGGCCGGTGCGTGGTCAACTCGGTCAACTTCGAGGACGGCGACGGCCCCGACTCCCGGTACGCGCGGGTGATGCCGGTGGTCGCCGAGCACGGCGCCGCCGTGGTCGCGCTGCTCATCGACGAGGAGGGGCAGGCCCGCACGGCGGAGTGGAAGGTACGGGTGGCCGAGCGGCTGATCGAGGATCTCACCGGTCGGTGGGGGATGCACCGCTCGGACATCCTCATCGACGCGCTGACCTTCCCGATCGCCACGGGTCAGGAGGAGACCCGCCGCGACGGCATCGAGACCATCGAGGCGATCCGGGAGATCGCCCGTCGCTGGCCCGGGGTGAACTTCACCCTGGGCATCTCGAACGTCTCGTTCGGACTGAACCCGGCGGCCCGGCAGGTGCTCAACTCGGTCTTCCTGCACGAGTGCGTGCAGGCCGGGCTCACCTCGGCGATCGTGCACGCCAGCAAGATCCTGCCGATGTCGAAGATTCCCGACGAACAGCGCGAGATCGCCCTCGACCTGGTCTACGACCGGCGGCGTGAGGGCTACGACCCGGTGCAGCGGTTCATCGAGGTCTTCGAGGGCGTGGACGCCGCCTCGGCGCGTGCCACCCGGGCCGAGGAGTTGGCGGCCCTGCCGCTCAACGAGCGGCTCAAGCGGCGGATCATCGACGGCGAGCGCAACGGCCTGGAAGCCGACCTCGACGCGGCGATGGCGGCCGGCACCGCTCCGCTGCTCATCATCAACGACATCCTGCTGGACGGCATGAGGGTCGTCGGTGAGCTGTTCGGCTCCGGTCAGATGCAGCTGCCGTTCGTGCTTCAGTCGGCCGAGGTGATGAAGACCGCTGTGGCGTACCTCGAACCGCACATGGAGAAGGCCGACGACGGCGGCAAGGGCCGCATCGTGCTCGCGACCGTCAAGGGCGACGTGCACGACATCGGCAAGAACCTGGTCGACATCATCCTGTCGAACAACGGCTACGAGGTGGTGAACATCGGCATCAAGCAGCCGATCTCCGCCATCCTCGACGCCGCCGAGCAGCACCGCGCCGACGCCATCGGGATGTCGGGCCTGCTGGTCAAGAGCACCGTCATCATGAAGGAGAACCTGGTCGAGATGGCGTCGCGCGGGGTCGCGGAGCGCTGGCCGGTCCTGCTCGGCGGCGCGGCGCTGACCCGGGCGTACGTCGAGGACGACCTGCGGTCGATGTTCCCCGGCCAGGTGCACTACGCCCGCGACGCCTTCGAGGGGCTGTCCCTGATGGACCGGGTGATGGCCGCGAAGCGCGGCGGTGCCCCGGTGGTGGACGCCGAGCGGGAGGCGGCCCTCGCGGCCCGGCGGGCCCGCCGGGAACGGCAGCGCGCGGTCGTCGCCGAGTCGCTGCCGGAGTTGCACGACACCTCGGTACGCTCCGACGTCGCGGTCGGCGTTCCGGTGCCGGTCGCACCGTTCCACGGCACCCGGGTGGTCAAGGGGGTGCCGTTGGCCGACTACGCGGCGCTGCTGGATGAGCGGGCCACTTTCATGGGCCAGTGGGGGCTGCGCGGTGCGCGCGGCGGCAAGGGCCCGTCGTACGAGGAACTTGTGGAGACCGAGGGTCGGCCGAGGCTGCGTTACTGGCTGGACCGGCTGATCGCCGACCAGGTGTTGGAGGCGGCCGTGGTGTACGGCTACTTCCCGGCCTACTCGGAGGGCAACGACCTGGTCGTCCTGGACGAGAACGGGCACGCCGAGCGGGCCCGATTCACGTTCCCCCGGCAGCGGCAGGAGCGCCGGCTCTGCCTGGCCGACTTCTTCCGCCCGCGCGGCGACGACCTGGACGTGGTCGCGTTGCAGCTGGTCACCGTCGGCCAGCCGGTCAGCGAGTACGCGGCGAAGCTGTTCGCCCGCAACGAGTACCGCGACTACCTGGAGGTGCACGGGCTGTCGGTGCAGCTCACCGAGGCCCTCGCCGAGTACTGGCACAAGCGGGTCCGGGCCGAGCTGCGGCTGCCCGACGGCCGTACCGTCGCCGACGACGACCCGGCCGACCTGGCCGGCCTGCTGCGCACCGACTACCGGGGTTGCCGGTACGCCTTCGGCTACCCGGCCTGCCCCGACCTGGAGGACCGGGCGAAGATCGTGGAGCTGCTCGGTGCCGAACGGATCGGGGTGCAGCTGTCGGAGGAGTTCCAGCTGATGCCGGAGCAGGCCACCGACGCCATCGTCGTCCACCACCCCGAGGCCAGCTACTTCAACGCCAAGTAG